The following coding sequences lie in one Arachis ipaensis cultivar K30076 chromosome B03, Araip1.1, whole genome shotgun sequence genomic window:
- the LOC107630689 gene encoding probable inactive ATP-dependent zinc metalloprotease FTSHI 1, chloroplastic isoform X2 — protein MIILSPPNKPFSTYHGTWNPLLSNHRNRNLPKQFLLRRSLTVQCKSNSNSSKISGASSDDFVSRVLKENPSQVQPKYLVGDKFVTLKEKENLGRKFNVGIFDVLSKRLQSLKHQKKGEGTENEAQNQALEEKDSVHLRDLLKEYRGKLYVPEQVFGPELSEEEEFNKNVQSLPRISIEDFQKAMSKDKVKSITSKGDTAQFLSSGYRDYIVELKEIPGDKRLHITKWVLKLENSEAEEILEGYTGPRYEIERHNTSWVGKIPEYPHPVASSISSRMMAELAVVTFLDLWQGIDFSRSKAEARVDGSTGVKFCDVAGIDEAVEELQELVRYLKNPELFDKMGIKPPHGVLLEGPPGCGKTLVAKAIAGEAGVPFYQMAGSEFVEVLVGVGSARIRDLFKRAKVNKPSVIFIDEIDALATRRQGIFKESSDQLYNAATQERETTLNQLLIELDGFDTGKGVIFLAATNRKDLLDPALLRPGRFDRKIRIRPPGAKGRLDILKIHASKVKMSDSVDLSSYAQNLPGWTGAKLAQLVQEAALVAVRKRHNSILQSDMDDAVDRLTVGPKRVGIELGYQGQCRRATTEVGVALTSHLLRRHENAIVECCDRISIVPRGQTLSQLVFHRLDDEAYMFEREPQLLHRLQVLLGGRAAEEVIYGRDTSKASVDYLASASWLARKILTIWNLENPMVIHGEPPPWRKSARFVGPRLDFEGSLYDDYNLIEPPLNFKLDDEVAERTEELIRKMYGKTVSLLRSHHAALLKAIKVLLNQKEISGEELDFILNNYPPQTPVRVLEEEDDPGYLPFPKEQVHDLEFALQSQSKEEAI, from the exons ATGATCATTCTCTCCCCACCCAACAAGCCCTTCTCCACCTACCATGGAACCTGGAATCCATTGCTCTCCAACCATCGCAATAGGAACCTTCCAAAGCAGTTTCTCCTCCGTAGGTCGCTCACAGTGCAGTGTAAATCCAATTCCAACTCCTCTAAGATCAGCGGTGCCAGCTCCGACGATTTTGTGAGCAGAGTTTTGAAGGAGAACCCAAGCCAAGTGCAACCCAAGTACCTAGTTGGTGACAAGTTCGTTACtttgaaagaaaaagagaatttgGGTAGAAAGTTCAATGTGGGTATCTTTGATGTGTTGTCCAAGAGGTTGCAGAGCTTGAAGCATCAGAAAAAAGGTGAGGGAACTGAGAATGAGGCTCAAAATCAAGCCTTGGAAGAGAAAGATTCCGTGCACTTGAGAGACTTGCTTAAGGAGTATAGAGGGAAGCTTTATGTGCCTGAGCAAGTTTTTGGCCCTGAGTTGTCAGAAGAGGAAGAGTTCAATAAAAATGTGCAGTCTTTGCCCAGAATTAGCATTGAAGATTTTCAGAAAGCTATGAGTAAAGACAAGGTTAAGTCAATAACTTCAAAGGGAGATACGGCTCAGTTCTTGAGCAGTGGTTATAGGGACTACATTGTGGAGTTGAAGGAAATTCCTGGTGATAAACGCTTGCACATAACCAAATG GGTTCTTAAACTGGAGAATAGTGAAGCTGAAGAGATCTTGGAGGGCTACACTGGACCACGATATGAGATAGAGAGGCATAATACG TCTTGGGTAGGAAAAATACCTGAGTACCCACATCCTGTTGCATCTTCCATATCTAGCAGAATGATGGCTGAACTTGCTGTGGTGACATTTTTA GATCTTTGGCAGGGAATAGACTTCTCAAGATCAAAAGCTGAAGCTCGTGTTGAT GGTTCAACTGGAGTTAAGTTTTGTGATGTGGCTGGAATTGATGAAGCAGTAGAGGAACTTCAAGAG TTGGTGAGATATCTAAAAAATCCTGAGCTATTTGATAAGATGGGAATCAAGCCTCCACATGGTGTTCTTCTGGAGGGCCCTCCTGGATGTGGCAAG ACCTTGGTAGCCAAAGCTATAGCTGGTGAAGCTGGTGTACCATTTTACCAGATGGCTGGATCAGAATTTGTGGAAGTCTTAGTTGGTGTTGGCTCTGCACGAATTAGGGATTTATTTAAAAGAGCCAAG GTAAATAAGCCATCAGTTATATTCATAGATGAAATTGATGCACTGGCAACAAG GCGTCAAGGAATTTTCAAAGAGTCCTCAGATCAACTTTATAATGCGGCTACCCAGGAAAGAGAAACTACGTTAAACCAATTGTTGATAGAGCTTGATGGTTTTGATACTGGAAAGGGTGTCATATTTCTAGCTGCCACAAATCGTAAGGATTTGTTGGATCCTGCACTTCTTCGTCCAGGTCGCTTTGATCGCAAG ATCAGGATTCGCCCTCCGGGTGCGAAAGGAAGACTTGatattttgaaaattcatgctaGCAAAGTAAAAATGTCAGATTCTGTCGATTTATCCAGCTATGCGCAGAACCTACCAG GATGGACTGGAGCAAAATTGGCACAACTGGTCCAAGAGGCTGCTCTTGTGGCTGTCAGGAAACGGCATAACTCCATTCTTCAGTCAGATATGGATGATGCAGTTGATAGACTTACAGTAGGACCTAAACGTGTTGGAATAGAGTTGGGATACCAAGGACAATGTCGTAGAGCTACTACTGAAGTGGGAGTTGCATTGACTTCTCATCTGCTCCGGCGACATGAGAATGCAATAGTTGAATGCTGTGATCGCATCTCAATAGTACCTCGTGGTCAG ACATTATCTCAGTTGGTATTTCATCGACTTGACGACGAAGCATATATGTTTGAACGTGAGCCTCAGCTGCTGCATCGCCTTCAG GTTTTGCTCGGAGGTAGAGCTGCTGAGGAGGTCATCTATGGACGTGACACATCGAAAGCCTCAGTTGACTACCTTGCAAGTGCATCCTGGCTTGCTCGCAAAATATTAACTAT ATGGAATTTGGAGAATCCAATGGTAATACACGGAGAACCGCCTCCTTGGAGGAAGAGCGCTAGATTTGTCGGCCCTAGGCTGGATTTCGAGGGGTCTCTCTATGACGACTACAACTTGATTGAACCCCCGCTAAATTTTAAGCTGGACGATGAAGTTGCAGAGAGGACTGAAGAGCTGATACGTAAAATGTATGGAAAGACGGTGTCTCTCCTTCGAAGCCATCATGCGGCTTTGCTCAAAGCTATAAAG GTTCTTCTCAACCAGAAGGAGATCAGTGGTGAAGAACTAGACTTCATTTTGAACAATTACCCCCCACAAACACCAGTTCGCGTTCTGGAGGAGGAAGATGATCCTGGCTACCTTCCTTTCCCCAAAGAACAAGTTCATGATTTGGAGTTCGCCTTACAATCTCAGTCAAAGGAGGAAGCCATATGA
- the LOC107630689 gene encoding probable inactive ATP-dependent zinc metalloprotease FTSHI 1, chloroplastic isoform X1, giving the protein MIILSPPNKPFSTYHGTWNPLLSNHRNRNLPKQFLLRRSLTVQCKSNSNSSKISGASSDDFVSRVLKENPSQVQPKYLVGDKFVTLKEKENLGRKFNVGIFDVLSKRLQSLKHQKKGEGTENEAQNQALEEKDSVHLRDLLKEYRGKLYVPEQVFGPELSEEEEFNKNVQSLPRISIEDFQKAMSKDKVKSITSKGDTAQFLSSGYRDYIVELKEIPGDKRLHITKWVLKLENSEAEEILEGYTGPRYEIERHNTSWVGKIPEYPHPVASSISSRMMAELAVVTFLVSVAAVLVSGFLAAAVFAASTFVFLACFYVAWPIAQPFVKLFFGIAFAILEKIGDAIVDFFADGGIFSKFYEIYTFGGISASLDALKPILIVVLTMVLLVRFTLSRRPKNFRKWDLWQGIDFSRSKAEARVDGSTGVKFCDVAGIDEAVEELQELVRYLKNPELFDKMGIKPPHGVLLEGPPGCGKTLVAKAIAGEAGVPFYQMAGSEFVEVLVGVGSARIRDLFKRAKVNKPSVIFIDEIDALATRRQGIFKESSDQLYNAATQERETTLNQLLIELDGFDTGKGVIFLAATNRKDLLDPALLRPGRFDRKIRIRPPGAKGRLDILKIHASKVKMSDSVDLSSYAQNLPGWTGAKLAQLVQEAALVAVRKRHNSILQSDMDDAVDRLTVGPKRVGIELGYQGQCRRATTEVGVALTSHLLRRHENAIVECCDRISIVPRGQTLSQLVFHRLDDEAYMFEREPQLLHRLQVLLGGRAAEEVIYGRDTSKASVDYLASASWLARKILTIWNLENPMVIHGEPPPWRKSARFVGPRLDFEGSLYDDYNLIEPPLNFKLDDEVAERTEELIRKMYGKTVSLLRSHHAALLKAIKVLLNQKEISGEELDFILNNYPPQTPVRVLEEEDDPGYLPFPKEQVHDLEFALQSQSKEEAI; this is encoded by the exons ATGATCATTCTCTCCCCACCCAACAAGCCCTTCTCCACCTACCATGGAACCTGGAATCCATTGCTCTCCAACCATCGCAATAGGAACCTTCCAAAGCAGTTTCTCCTCCGTAGGTCGCTCACAGTGCAGTGTAAATCCAATTCCAACTCCTCTAAGATCAGCGGTGCCAGCTCCGACGATTTTGTGAGCAGAGTTTTGAAGGAGAACCCAAGCCAAGTGCAACCCAAGTACCTAGTTGGTGACAAGTTCGTTACtttgaaagaaaaagagaatttgGGTAGAAAGTTCAATGTGGGTATCTTTGATGTGTTGTCCAAGAGGTTGCAGAGCTTGAAGCATCAGAAAAAAGGTGAGGGAACTGAGAATGAGGCTCAAAATCAAGCCTTGGAAGAGAAAGATTCCGTGCACTTGAGAGACTTGCTTAAGGAGTATAGAGGGAAGCTTTATGTGCCTGAGCAAGTTTTTGGCCCTGAGTTGTCAGAAGAGGAAGAGTTCAATAAAAATGTGCAGTCTTTGCCCAGAATTAGCATTGAAGATTTTCAGAAAGCTATGAGTAAAGACAAGGTTAAGTCAATAACTTCAAAGGGAGATACGGCTCAGTTCTTGAGCAGTGGTTATAGGGACTACATTGTGGAGTTGAAGGAAATTCCTGGTGATAAACGCTTGCACATAACCAAATG GGTTCTTAAACTGGAGAATAGTGAAGCTGAAGAGATCTTGGAGGGCTACACTGGACCACGATATGAGATAGAGAGGCATAATACG TCTTGGGTAGGAAAAATACCTGAGTACCCACATCCTGTTGCATCTTCCATATCTAGCAGAATGATGGCTGAACTTGCTGTGGTGACATTTTTAGTCAGTGTTGCAGCAGTTCTAGTTAGTGGCTTCCTTGCAGCAGCAGTATTTGCTGCTAGCACTTTTGTATTCTTGGCTTGTTTCTACGTCGCATGGCCTATTGCACAACCGTTTGTCAAGCTTTTCTTTGGAATTGCTTTTGCAATTTTGGAGAAGATTGGGGATGCCATTGTTGATTTTTTTGCTGATGGTGGCATTTTCTCCAAGTTTTATGAGATTTACACTTTCGGTGGCATATCTGCCAGCCTCGATGCTTTGAAACCAATCCTGATTGTTGTTTTGACTATGGTCCTTCTTGTTCGTTTCACCCTTTCAAGAAGGCCTAAGAACTTCAGGAAGTGG GATCTTTGGCAGGGAATAGACTTCTCAAGATCAAAAGCTGAAGCTCGTGTTGAT GGTTCAACTGGAGTTAAGTTTTGTGATGTGGCTGGAATTGATGAAGCAGTAGAGGAACTTCAAGAG TTGGTGAGATATCTAAAAAATCCTGAGCTATTTGATAAGATGGGAATCAAGCCTCCACATGGTGTTCTTCTGGAGGGCCCTCCTGGATGTGGCAAG ACCTTGGTAGCCAAAGCTATAGCTGGTGAAGCTGGTGTACCATTTTACCAGATGGCTGGATCAGAATTTGTGGAAGTCTTAGTTGGTGTTGGCTCTGCACGAATTAGGGATTTATTTAAAAGAGCCAAG GTAAATAAGCCATCAGTTATATTCATAGATGAAATTGATGCACTGGCAACAAG GCGTCAAGGAATTTTCAAAGAGTCCTCAGATCAACTTTATAATGCGGCTACCCAGGAAAGAGAAACTACGTTAAACCAATTGTTGATAGAGCTTGATGGTTTTGATACTGGAAAGGGTGTCATATTTCTAGCTGCCACAAATCGTAAGGATTTGTTGGATCCTGCACTTCTTCGTCCAGGTCGCTTTGATCGCAAG ATCAGGATTCGCCCTCCGGGTGCGAAAGGAAGACTTGatattttgaaaattcatgctaGCAAAGTAAAAATGTCAGATTCTGTCGATTTATCCAGCTATGCGCAGAACCTACCAG GATGGACTGGAGCAAAATTGGCACAACTGGTCCAAGAGGCTGCTCTTGTGGCTGTCAGGAAACGGCATAACTCCATTCTTCAGTCAGATATGGATGATGCAGTTGATAGACTTACAGTAGGACCTAAACGTGTTGGAATAGAGTTGGGATACCAAGGACAATGTCGTAGAGCTACTACTGAAGTGGGAGTTGCATTGACTTCTCATCTGCTCCGGCGACATGAGAATGCAATAGTTGAATGCTGTGATCGCATCTCAATAGTACCTCGTGGTCAG ACATTATCTCAGTTGGTATTTCATCGACTTGACGACGAAGCATATATGTTTGAACGTGAGCCTCAGCTGCTGCATCGCCTTCAG GTTTTGCTCGGAGGTAGAGCTGCTGAGGAGGTCATCTATGGACGTGACACATCGAAAGCCTCAGTTGACTACCTTGCAAGTGCATCCTGGCTTGCTCGCAAAATATTAACTAT ATGGAATTTGGAGAATCCAATGGTAATACACGGAGAACCGCCTCCTTGGAGGAAGAGCGCTAGATTTGTCGGCCCTAGGCTGGATTTCGAGGGGTCTCTCTATGACGACTACAACTTGATTGAACCCCCGCTAAATTTTAAGCTGGACGATGAAGTTGCAGAGAGGACTGAAGAGCTGATACGTAAAATGTATGGAAAGACGGTGTCTCTCCTTCGAAGCCATCATGCGGCTTTGCTCAAAGCTATAAAG GTTCTTCTCAACCAGAAGGAGATCAGTGGTGAAGAACTAGACTTCATTTTGAACAATTACCCCCCACAAACACCAGTTCGCGTTCTGGAGGAGGAAGATGATCCTGGCTACCTTCCTTTCCCCAAAGAACAAGTTCATGATTTGGAGTTCGCCTTACAATCTCAGTCAAAGGAGGAAGCCATATGA